CGTGTAACGGGGGGAACCCACCCCCCAGGGGAGGCTTTTGCCTGTAAATGCCCTGAAAACAATGGGAGAAAAAATTTCAATTTTTGACGTTGACAAAGATTTGGCTCCGACAGATTATTTTGGTGTCCCACCAAGCAAACCATCTGTATCACACACCGATACTCTCTACAAAAAGCCAAGGAGCCCTCCGATGACCTACATCAACGCCACCTCTGTCGACGCTTCCGCCCCCCTCGAGGCCGAGCTCAACACCTTCAGGAACCTGGTCCCCGGGGAGATGATCCGCCTGAAGACCCACCTGATTCCCGATCCCCCCTACTACTTCGGCAACCGCATCACCGGCGAGCTGGGCCGCCTGGTCAAGGAGCAGAACCCGGACCGTGTCTACCTGGTCACCAACACCCTGCTCCTGGACCTCTACGGGGTCGAGCTGCAGAAGTCCCTGGCCGCCGCTGATCTGAACGTCACGGTCATCACCATCGAAGACAACGAGAAGGCCAAGACCTTCCAGAACCTCGAGTACCTGTGCGAGACCCTGGTCGACAAGAACGTCTCCAAGGCCTCCCTGATCATCGGCTTCGGGGGGGGCTGCCTCACCAACATCGTGGGCCTCTCCGCCGCCATGATCTTCCGCGGCATCCGCTACGTCGAGATCCCCACCACCCTGATGGGGGTGACCGACAGCAGTCTGAGCAACAAGCAGGCCGTCAATGGCAAGCACGGCAAGAACCAGTTCGGCGTCTACTACGGCCCCGTCTTCCTCTTCGGCGACACTCAGTTCCTGATGAGCGAGCCCATCAACGGCAAGAAGTCCGCCCTGGTCGAGGGCATCAAGAACGGCTTCATCTCCGATGCCTCCCTGGTGGACTACTTCGAGCAGAAGCTGCAGAAGAAGCTCGAGGACTACACCGAGATGGACATGACTGAGCTGGCCCTCAAGATCATCCTCTCCAAGCTGGTCATCCTGAAGATGGACCCCACCGAGAAGAAGCTGGGCATGATCCTGGAATACGGCCACACCTTCGGCCACGCCATGGAGTTCATGACCAAGGGCGCCATCACCCACGGCATGGCCGTGGCCAAGGGGATGTGCATCGCCGCCGAGCTGGGCCACCGCCTGGGCTACATCTCCCGGGAGGATGTGCAGCGCCACTACCGCA
The sequence above is drawn from the uncultured Holophaga sp. genome and encodes:
- a CDS encoding 2-deoxy-scyllo-inosose synthase, which codes for MTYINATSVDASAPLEAELNTFRNLVPGEMIRLKTHLIPDPPYYFGNRITGELGRLVKEQNPDRVYLVTNTLLLDLYGVELQKSLAAADLNVTVITIEDNEKAKTFQNLEYLCETLVDKNVSKASLIIGFGGGCLTNIVGLSAAMIFRGIRYVEIPTTLMGVTDSSLSNKQAVNGKHGKNQFGVYYGPVFLFGDTQFLMSEPINGKKSALVEGIKNGFISDASLVDYFEQKLQKKLEDYTEMDMTELALKIILSKLVILKMDPTEKKLGMILEYGHTFGHAMEFMTKGAITHGMAVAKGMCIAAELGHRLGYISREDVQRHYRIFRDILGLDVKIPENVSIEDMLKVMVSDNKKTLGGTKFVLLEKIGKCQNPDGDYQVKVDGEIVKAILNEYKQQ